A stretch of the Glycine soja cultivar W05 chromosome 13, ASM419377v2, whole genome shotgun sequence genome encodes the following:
- the LOC114382738 gene encoding probable pectate lyase 4, translated as MGNSHGHRHRKHGNSVPPNTVPPPYKYNPHPTTSNSTMLSLPYTHVDTTLRSLAAQAEGFGRFAIGGLHGPLHPVTSLADDGPGSLRDACRRKEPLWIVFEVSGTIQLSSYLNVSSHKTIDGRGQRIKLSGKGLRLKECEHVIICNLEFEGGRGHDVDAIQIKPNSKHIWIDRCTLSDFDDGLIDITRESTDITISRCHFSQHDKAMLIGADPTHVGDRCMRVTIHHCFFNGTRQRQPRVRFAKVHLYNNYIRNWGIYAVCASVESQIFSQHNIYEAGQKKVAFKYLTEKAADKEVGATGTIRSEGDIFLNGAQKGLMTEDVGCNMFHPSEHYPSWTVEAPTDDLKQILHHCTGWQSLAKPADQTL; from the exons ATGGGTAACTCCCATGGACACCGGCATCGCAAACACGGTAACTCCGTTCCTCCCAACACGGTTCCTCCTCCCTATAAATACAATCCTCACCCAACCACCTCCAATTCCACCATGCTTTCTCTTCCTTACACCCACGTCGACACCACCCTCCGCTCCCTCGCCGCCCAAGCCGAGGGCTTCGGTCGCTTCGCTATCGGCGGCCTCCACGGTCCCCTTCACCCCGTCACATCTCTCGCAG ATGATGGACCGGGGTCACTGCGTGACGCGTGTCGCAGAAAAGAACCTTTGTGGATTGTGTTCGAAGTTTCCGGCACCATTCAACTCTCCTCGTACTTGAACGTGTCGTCTCACAAGACCATCGATGGTCGTGGCCAGAGGATCAAACTCAGCGGAAAAGGCTTGCGGCTGAAGGAATGCGAGCACGTGATAATTTGCAATCTGGAGTTCGAAGGAGGCAGAGGGCATGATGTTGATGCCATTCAGATCAAACCTAATTCCAAGCACATATGGATCGATCGTTGCACGCTCAGTGATTTTGATGATGGGCTCATAGATATCACCCGAGAAAGCACAGACATTACTATTTCAAG GTGCCACTTCTCTCAGCATGACAAAGCCATGCTCATTGGGGCTGATCCCACGCATGTTGGAGATAGGTGCATGAGGGTGACCATACACCATTGTTTTTTCAATGGGACTCGACAGAGGCAACCTCGTGTTAGGTTTGCAAAAGTGCATCTGTACAATAACTATATCAGAAACTGGGGCATATATGCTGTTTGTGCTAGTGTGGAATCCCAG ATATTCTCGCAACATAATATCTATGAAGCAGGACAGAAGAAAGTGGCATTTAAGTACCTTACTGAGAAG GCAGCAGACAAGGAAGTGGGAGCAACTGGTACCATAAGGTCTGAAGGAGACATATTCTTAAATGGTGCTCAAAAAGGGTTAATGACTGAGGATGTTGGGTGCAACATGTTTCACCCCAGTGAACACTATCCCTCTTGGACAGTGGAAGCCCCTACAGACGATCTGAAACAGATTCTTCATCACTGCACTGGATGGCAATCTcttgctaagccagcagatCAAACACTATGA
- the LOC114380946 gene encoding exocyst complex component EXO70H1-like: MRLVCFEPKTQSFSFSRHTRPASSSTASPSSTSANESFDFEEAEALILKWNPETSAYGRVTSLFYNDKAEAMHYIHCVNMLQKTMHSLISQNSSSPKLILAHNLMQIAMKRLQKEFYQILSMNRAHLNPESVSTRSSTTSRTSFCSDSYDDATAEEDVRQSGDCISEVERVSSEAMADLKSIADCMISNGYAKECISVYTTMRKSIVDEGIYRLNVEQLSASKVNKMHWDVLEFKIKSWLEAVKIAVRTLFAGERILCDHVFGASQSIREVCFADISRSGASLLFGFPELVVKTKKSPPEKIFRMIDMYAAIATLWLEIESIFSLDSTTAVKSQAYGLLLRLSESVRTSLLEFVTAIQKGSPKSTANFAGVHSLTVQVMNHLTTLADYSNVLSEIFLDVPPPPRSPLPESYLYSPESDDTTTTETEFSVQMARLILVLLCKIDGKSRHYKEVSLSYLFLANNLRHVVAKVRASNLHYVLGDDWVMNHDAKVKRLTANYERVAWGKVFSSLPENPTAEMSPAEARVMFGNFNFEFEKAYRRENTFTVPVQDFREEIKASLARKITPIYRELYETHRIGLGTVREMREYVTFAPEDVENYMMNLFSKGRASSGNGGNNSCFVKCKKCK; encoded by the coding sequence ATGAGATTGGTTTGCTTCGAGCCGAAAACGCAGTCGTTTTCCTTTTCCCGCCACACTCGGCCAGCATCGAGTTCAACTGCTTCACCTTCTTCCACCAGCGCGAACGAGAGCTTTGACTTTGAAGAAGCAGAAGCTCTGATACTAAAATGGAACCCTGAAACCTCTGCGTACGGAAGAGTAACCTCTCTCTTCTACAACGACAAAGCAGAGGCCATGCACTACATCCACTGCGTTAACATGCTTCAGAAAACCATGCACTCTTTGATCTCACAGAACTCTTCCTCGCCAAAACTCATTCTCGCGCATAACCTTATGCAAATTGCCATGAAGAGACTCCAGAAAGAGTTCTACCAGATATTATCAATGAACCGGGCCCACCTCAACCCCGAATCCGTCTCCACCAGATCCTCCACCACTTCAAGAACCTCTTTCTGTTCCGACAGTTACGACGACGCCACTGCCGAAGAAGATGTTCGCCAATCAGGGGATTGTATCTCCGAAGTCGAACGCGTTTCTTCTGAAGCCATGGCGGATCTCAAATCCATCGCTGACTGCATGATTTCCAACGGCTACgcgaaggaatgtatcagcgtGTACACGACGATGAGAAAATCGATCGTTGACGAAGGCATTTATCGCCTCAACGTGGAGCAGTTGAGCGCTTCGAAGGTTAACAAGATGCACTGGGATGTGCTCGAGTTTAAAATCAAGAGCTGGTTGGAGGCGGTTAAGATCGCCGTGAGGACGCTCTTCGCCGGAGAGAGGATCCTCTGCGATCACGTCTTCGGTGCGTCGCAATCCATCAGAGAAGTTTGCTTCGCTGATATTTCTAGAAGCGGAGCATCTCTTTTGTTCGGATTCCCCGAACTCGTCGTGAAGACGAAGAAATCGCCGCCGGAGAAGATCTTCCGGATGATTGACATGTACGCGGCAATCGCCACGCTGTGGCTGGAGATCGAATCGATATTCTCGCTCGATTCAACAACCGCTGTTAAATCTCAAGCCTACGGTCTTCTTCTCCGACTCTCAGAGTCCGTACGAACGAGTCTATTGGAGTTTGTGACCGCAATTCAGAAAGGCTCGCCCAAATCGACGGCGAACTTCGCCGGCGTGCATTCCTTGACAGTGCAAGTGATGAATCACTTGACTACTCTCGCGGATTATAGCAACGTGCTCTCGGAAATTTTCTTAGACGTGCCACCGCCGCCGAGGTCGCCGTTGCCGGAATCTTACTTATACAGTCCGGAATCCGACGACACCACGACGACGGAGACGGAGTTCTCAGTGCAGATGGCGCGGCTTATTCTCGTCCTTCTCTGCAAGATCGACGGCAAATCGAGGCATTACAAGGAAGTTTCGTTGTCTTACCTGTTTCTCGCGAACAATCTCCGGCACGTGGTGGCGAAGGTCCGTGCCTCGAACTTGCATTATGTTCTCGGCGACGATTGGGTGATGAATCACGATGCGAAGGTGAAGCGGTTGACGGCGAACTACGAGAGAGTGGCGTGGGGCAAAGTGTTTTCGTCTTTGCCGGAAAATCCAACGGCGGAAATGTCGCCGGCGGAGGCGAGGGTTATGTTCGggaatttcaattttgaattcGAGAAAGCTTATAGGAGAGAAAACACGTTCACCGTGCCGGTACAGGATTTTCGAGAAGAGATCAAGGCGTCTCTCGCGAGAAAAATAACCCCTATTTACCGCGAGCTGTACGAAACGCACCGTATTGGACTGGGAACGGTGAGGGAAATGAGAGAGTATGTCACATTTGCCCCTGAAGATGTTGAGAATTACATGATGAATCTTTTCTCTAAGGGAAGAGCAAGCTCCGGTAATGGAGGAAACAATTCATGTTTTGTAAAGTGTaaaaaatgcaaatga